Proteins encoded in a region of the Antedon mediterranea chromosome 2, ecAntMedi1.1, whole genome shotgun sequence genome:
- the LOC140040752 gene encoding uncharacterized protein: MNRQFLVLSFILIFFFNTHQAFVLQDPSSETADYFVDASSDWNRHVSLLTKQVLDFLRSRPDQNNREEQYLINEQRGYVQRELTATSRRTGQLRKRAKPMKSKKKFNRRKGCVGRFGPLVSKCYNNRS, translated from the exons ATGAATAGACAATTCTTagttctttcttttattttaattttctttttcaacacGCACCAAGCGTTTGTCCTACAAGACCCTTCTTCAGAGACGGCGGATTATTTTGTTGATGCGAGTTCAGATTGGAATAGACACGTTAGCTTATTAACAAAACAG GTTTTAGATTTTCTAAGAAGTCGGCCAGACCAAAACAATAGAGAAGAACAGTATTTGATAAATGAACAAAGAGGTTACGTTCAACGTGAATTAACAGCAACATCAAGGCGAACAG GACAACTACGAAAGCGAGCAAAACCGATGAAGAGCAAAAAGAAATTCAATAGAAGAAAGGGATGTGTTGGTCGGTTTGGACCTTTAGTGTCCAAGTGCTATAACAATAGATCATAA